Proteins from a genomic interval of Tiliqua scincoides isolate rTilSci1 chromosome 11, rTilSci1.hap2, whole genome shotgun sequence:
- the PBDC1 gene encoding protein PBDC1, which translates to MAAPFGAAGSDLGALGPAEAAAAARALSLPAEAFGNDPAVELIWAARAHQHAEVHFNLISSVDPQFLKLTKADDQIYAQFRKSFGDLRIDVLDPEDLKSVPAKEKWRPFCLQFEGIVEDFNYGTLLRLDCSQGYSEENTILATRIQFFAIEIARNREGCNRAVYHRTRVASLATEEMSSG; encoded by the exons ATGGCGGCGCCCTTCGGAGCGGCGGGGAGCGACTTGGGCGCCCTG GGCCCCGCagaggccgccgccgccgcccgcgcGCTCTCGCTGCCGGCCGAGGCCTTCGGGAACGAC CCCGCCGTGGAGCTGATCTGGGCCGCCCGGGCGCACCAGCACGCCGAGGTCCACTTCAAC CTCATCTCCTCCGTCGACCCCCAATTCCTGAAGCTGACCAAGGCCGACGACCAGATCTACGCCCAGTTCAGGAAGAGCTTTGGGGACCTGAGGATTGACGTGCTTGACCCTGAGGACCTGAAATCTGTGCCTGCCAAAGAG AAGTGGCGCCCCTTCTGCCTACAGTTCGAGGGCATCGTGGAGGACTTCAACTACGGCACCCTCCTTCGCCTGGACTGCAGCCAAGGCTACTCGGAGGAGAACACCATCCTTG CCACCAGGATCCAGTTCTTCGCCATTGAAATAGCCCGCAACCGAGAAGGCTGTAACCGTGCTGTGTACCACAGAACCAGGGTGGCTAGCTTGGCCACAGAAGAGATGAGTTCTGGTTGA